The Daphnia pulex isolate KAP4 chromosome 6, ASM2113471v1 genome contains the following window.
CCCATACAAGCAACACCAGAGaatggaatttaatttttgtacatATCGCAGAGAACCTTTTCCATGGGAGTGGAGCCGATGGTGTGGCGAAAATACAACTGTTCCAATCGGTGGGCTGTAACGTGACGAAGCAGAGGAAGTGTGAGAAGAAGTCGACCGAAACGAGCAGGCCGCTGCGGTTGCTGATTGCGGATGTGCTGATTTAACATCACTTGCGCCTGATCCTGTAGATTCTCAACCTGTATTGGATCCTATAAAAGTCAAGAAATGTAGAAATTGCTCAACAGCCAACATTTCCAAAGTGAAATTAACTTTACCTTCAGTCCACGGGTTTCTGACTTGAATAGGATGATAGCCTTGAGGCATGCAAATTCAGCTGGATCAACAGCGACCACGCGGAAACGCGTAACTAGCTCCGCCAGAAAGCGCAAATCAGTCCCAGTTTGCtgtgaatttttgttgttggttcctCCGTTATTTCCACCGCCATTGCCACAGCCTAAAGTTGCCGAGTGTGGCTGATTGAAGTGGGCCAGTGAAAACAGCGGATTGTTGTCCATTGGTAAACAGAACTGTATTGCGCAAATGAGGAATAATTCGCTCCACGATTCTTCCAGTAGAATGACCTAAACAAATTCGGTAAATTCAATTCTCAGAACCAAACGACACTGTCTCGTGCGGTGTTCTTTAGTGTCGAGTTAGCTGACCTGATCGCGGAAAGGTAGTCCAGCAAAAGAGGGCAAACTTTTAGCCCACTTGACAGCCATGAAGAGCAAGCGTGCCGCTGTTTCATAAATATTGTCCTGCGGTTGGAAAGTGGAGAGGAATGTCGCAGTagatgtttgttgttgttgttgctgcttgtgttgctgctgattTTCGTTCTGATACCATCCAGCGCTGCCGCTGGAAACAATCGAAGAGAGGGGCGGCATTGGGCCTGGAACAACCGGGGTAAGAGGCGGTGGTTGTGAGTGTGAGATGGAAGGAAGGGATGATGATGGCAGGGGGGGAGGAATGGATTGTTGTTGGATGTGCTGAGGTGACGGCGATCGACGAAACTGATTGACGCCGAAATGCTGATGAAATGCTCCCTCAATGCGAGCCAATTTCCTGGGCGGAGGGGCGGAAGGAGATGGGCTGTCTTCAACGGCGCTAGGAGTTCGTTCACCTTCTCCCGACGAAGTACCTTTGTAGGAGGGACAAGTCAACCAATCTAGTATCACAAGTGACCGTAATGATAAAAACTATATAGCATTTCAAAAATCCAAGTATACGTGAAATTCACAGGCAGCAATAAGCTAAAGATGTTATCTTTGATTAAAGgatgaataaaaatgtgtaCCTCGGTCACGGTCAATTTCTTCTCGTTCAATCTCGGCACGTTgagccgctgctgctgaagaggctgcggcggcagcagcggcagcggcggcgtgTAAAGCTGCAGCTGGATAATGATGTCCATCTCCTCGTCCACCAACCATCCCGTTGACGTAATGCGCATGAGCAGCGGCCGAGGCAAGACCCATGGCCAGCGAAACTGGAGGCCTAAACATTCAAAAGTTGATCAAATCAAGAAGCGCTTCCTTGTATAGAATAAATAGATGATCATTTTGAGAAAGGcttattctttcatttgaaTGGGCGTTATAGTACAAGCGACATTGTTAACAACAAACAAGTGTTTCCATGTCATTTACCCGAAAGCTCCGACAGCTGCGGCAGCTTCTCGAATGATCCTCTCGTGATCCATTTCGGCCAGAATTTCCGGTCGAAGAGTGGCGCTGTTACGGGGCTGACGTTCGTTTTGAACAGCTGCGAAGAGCAACGATGCAATATGGAGaccaaaaagggaaacaatcAACAGtaacaaaatacaaacaaaacaccaatgtaccaccaccacaacgGTAGACCACGGCTTACCGTCTTTGTTCATTCCCATTTGTAGACATTTTTTCAGGCGACATGCCTGGCACTGGTTGCGATGCGCTTTGTCAATAACACAATGGCCGCTACCAGCTTGACACCTATAACATTTTCGCACAAGAAAAACTACACGTGACTCGCTGTTCTTGTGGGGgaacatcaaaataaattcattataACGAACCTGTAGATGAGCCGGCGACGAACGCTCCGCTTGAAAAATCCGCTGCATCCATTGCAAGCTAAAATGCCGTAATGTTTTCCTGAGCTGGAATCGCCGCAGACGAGACAAGTCAATCCGGGAATGGCATTCTTACTGCTGGCTCCATTGTTCTCGACCGGCCTGGACGGAACTCCCATTGTGCTGACAGTGgtgatgttgctgttgctgctgccgctgttACTCGGAGTCGTGATGCCACCACTAGTGGAGACCGTCACTCCGTTGGGATACTGCGGATGCTGGGAATGATGGCTGGTCTTGCCAGTCGATCCCATTGCGTAGGACATGGGCATCGGCAGCTGAAAGGATCCTCCCAGCACTGGGATGGGGAACGGAAGAGGCGGATAGCCGGTTGCGGATGATGACGCAGTAGATTGAGGCCCGTAAAGAGAAACGTAGTTGTGCGCGTGTTGCGGTTGTTGCGGTTGTCCGTTTCCCAACAGCTTATCGCAGTGACGCTGTTGTTGATCCATGTCGCACGACGAAGTTGACGTCGACGTTGTGTTGGACAGACACGGAGATG
Protein-coding sequences here:
- the LOC124195330 gene encoding photoreceptor-specific nuclear receptor-like isoform X3, whose translation is MDRNNQNESRDCSDGDSPIHPIQDVLGNSRRDYERQHPVSRTPSPCLSNTTSTSTSSCDMDQQQRHCDKLLGNGQPQQPQHAHNYVSLYGPQSTASSSATGYPPLPFPIPVLGGSFQLPMPMSYAMGSTGKTSHHSQHPQYPNGVTVSTSGGITTPSNSGSSNSNITTVSTMGVPSRPVENNGASSKNAIPGLTCLVCGDSSSGKHYGILACNGCSGFFKRSVRRRLIYRCQAGSGHCVIDKAHRNQCQACRLKKCLQMGMNKDAVQNERQPRNSATLRPEILAEMDHERIIREAAAAVGAFGPPVSLAMGLASAAAHAHYVNGMVGGRGDGHHYPAAALHAAAAAAAAAASSAAAAQRAEIEREEIDRDRDWLTCPSYKGTSSGEGERTPSAVEDSPSPSAPPPRKLARIEGAFHQHFGVNQFRRSPSPQHIQQQSIPPPLPSSSLPSISHSQPPPLTPVVPGPMPPLSSIVSSGSAGWYQNENQQQHKQQQQQQTSTATFLSTFQPQDNIYETAARLLFMAVKWAKSLPSFAGLPFRDQVILLEESWSELFLICAIQFCLPMDNNPLFSLAHFNQPHSATLGCGNGGGNNGGTNNKNSQQTGTDLRFLAELVTRFRVVAVDPAEFACLKAIILFKSETRGLKDPIQVENLQDQAQVMLNQHIRNQQPQRPARFGRLLLTLPLLRHVTAHRLEQLYFRHTIGSTPMEKVLCDMYKN
- the LOC124195330 gene encoding nuclear receptor subfamily 1 group D member 1-like isoform X1, which produces MDRNNQNESRDCSDGDSPIHPIQDVLGNSRRDYERQHPVSRTPSPCLSNTTSTSTSSCDMDQQQRHCDKLLGNGQPQQPQHAHNYVSLYGPQSTASSSATGYPPLPFPIPVLGGSFQLPMPMSYAMGSTGKTSHHSQHPQYPNGVTVSTSGGITTPSNSGSSNSNITTVSTMGVPSRPVENNGASSKNAIPGLTCLVCGDSSSGKHYGILACNGCSGFFKRSVRRRLIYRCQAGSGHCVIDKAHRNQCQACRLKKCLQMGMNKDGKPWSTVVVVVHWCFVCILLLLIVSLFGLHIASLLFAAVQNERQPRNSATLRPEILAEMDHERIIREAAAAVGAFGPPVSLAMGLASAAAHAHYVNGMVGGRGDGHHYPAAALHAAAAAAAAAASSAAAAQRAEIEREEIDRDRDWLTCPSYKGTSSGEGERTPSAVEDSPSPSAPPPRKLARIEGAFHQHFGVNQFRRSPSPQHIQQQSIPPPLPSSSLPSISHSQPPPLTPVVPGPMPPLSSIVSSGSAGWYQNENQQQHKQQQQQQTSTATFLSTFQPQDNIYETAARLLFMAVKWAKSLPSFAGLPFRDQVILLEESWSELFLICAIQFCLPMDNNPLFSLAHFNQPHSATLGCGNGGGNNGGTNNKNSQQTGTDLRFLAELVTRFRVVAVDPAEFACLKAIILFKSETRGLKDPIQVENLQDQAQVMLNQHIRNQQPQRPARFGRLLLTLPLLRHVTAHRLEQLYFRHTIGSTPMEKVLCDMYKN
- the LOC124195330 gene encoding photoreceptor-specific nuclear receptor-like isoform X4; amino-acid sequence: MDRNNQNESRDCSDGDSPIHPIQDVLGNSRRDYERQHPVSRTPSPCLSNTTSTSTSSCDMDQQQRHCDKLLGNGQPQQPQHAHNYVSLYGPQSTASSSATGYPPLPFPIPVLGGSFQLPMPMSYAMGSTGKTSHHSQHPQYPNGVTVSTSGGITTPSNSGSSNSNITTVSTMGVPSRPVENNGASSKNAIPGLTCLVCGDSSSGKHYGILACNGCSGFFKRSVRRRLIYRCQAGSGHCVIDKAHRNQCQACRLKKCLQMGMNKDAVQNERQPRNSATLRPEILAEMDHERIIREAAAAVGAFGPPVSLAMGLASAAAHAHYVNGMVGGRGDGHHYPAAALHAAAAAAAAAASSAAAAQRAEIEREEIDRDRGTSSGEGERTPSAVEDSPSPSAPPPRKLARIEGAFHQHFGVNQFRRSPSPQHIQQQSIPPPLPSSSLPSISHSQPPPLTPVVPGPMPPLSSIVSSGSAGWYQNENQQQHKQQQQQQTSTATFLSTFQPQDNIYETAARLLFMAVKWAKSLPSFAGLPFRDQVILLEESWSELFLICAIQFCLPMDNNPLFSLAHFNQPHSATLGCGNGGGNNGGTNNKNSQQTGTDLRFLAELVTRFRVVAVDPAEFACLKAIILFKSETRGLKDPIQVENLQDQAQVMLNQHIRNQQPQRPARFGRLLLTLPLLRHVTAHRLEQLYFRHTIGSTPMEKVLCDMYKN
- the LOC124195330 gene encoding photoreceptor-specific nuclear receptor-like isoform X2, producing MDRNNQNESRDCSDGDSPIHPIQDVLGNSRRDYERQHPVSRTPSPCLSNTTSTSTSSCDMDQQQRHCDKLLGNGQPQQPQHAHNYVSLYGPQSTASSSATGYPPLPFPIPVLGGSFQLPMPMSYAMGSTGKTSHHSQHPQYPNGVTVSTSGGITTPSNSGSSNSNITTVSTMGVPSRPVENNGASSKNAIPGLTCLVCGDSSSGKHYGILACNGCSGFFKRSVRRRLIYRCQAGSGHCVIDKAHRNQCQACRLKKCLQMGMNKDGKPWSTVVVVVHWCFVCILLLLIVSLFGLHIASLLFAAVQNERQPRNSATLRPEILAEMDHERIIREAAAAVGAFGPPVSLAMGLASAAAHAHYVNGMVGGRGDGHHYPAAALHAAAAAAAAAASSAAAAQRAEIEREEIDRDRGTSSGEGERTPSAVEDSPSPSAPPPRKLARIEGAFHQHFGVNQFRRSPSPQHIQQQSIPPPLPSSSLPSISHSQPPPLTPVVPGPMPPLSSIVSSGSAGWYQNENQQQHKQQQQQQTSTATFLSTFQPQDNIYETAARLLFMAVKWAKSLPSFAGLPFRDQVILLEESWSELFLICAIQFCLPMDNNPLFSLAHFNQPHSATLGCGNGGGNNGGTNNKNSQQTGTDLRFLAELVTRFRVVAVDPAEFACLKAIILFKSETRGLKDPIQVENLQDQAQVMLNQHIRNQQPQRPARFGRLLLTLPLLRHVTAHRLEQLYFRHTIGSTPMEKVLCDMYKN